Within Malus domestica chromosome 04, GDT2T_hap1, the genomic segment AAACGTTTTCTAGTCATTCAATACAGTTAGCTATCCGCTGCttatcttctttctctctctctctaatttatCTCTCTCAagcattcttgaattctttgatcttcattttcttgaaatcATTTGTTTCTGTTATCAAGGCGCACATTTAAGCTTCATTTCACTTCCATAAGCAATATTCTTCACTAATCTTACGCTAAGGAAAGAAGAAAGGATTTGAAAAAGATTCAAGGAGTTTGTTGAGGAGCATTTCTCTCATGCGGAGGATGCGTGTGGATGAAGATCTAACGGCTATGATTGGTTGAGTCTATCGGTAGAACCTGGTCCTAAAAACCCATATAATTCATGGTTTCCACTTTACAAACTATCGAGTTTGATAGTGATCATGTACATCGTCATCTTCTCTCAGTGATTTACATCTTCAGCTGCTCATACGAGTTTGGTTCCTCCAAATCGCCCACTCGTTGTGGGTTGTGATAAATTGGTTATATTTGTATAACTTTGAAGCAGCAAGTTATTGATTTGGCTTCACATGGGGGATAACAAAGAAGTAGACGAAAATATAGAAGAAACTGAGGATGTAGATGCACAAGATGAAATTGGTACAGGGAGGACCGAATTTGTGGTATCAAATGTAGAAGATGAGTTGAAACCAAAGTAAATATGGAGTTTGATTCGTTGGATGAAGACTATGATTTTTACAATGGTTATGCAATCACAATTGGGTTTGGGATCCGGAAACATAGTAGTAAAAAGGGCAGTGGTGATGAGGGGTTGGTAACGAAGGAATTTGTTTGttgcaaacaaagaaaaaaggtgGATGCTAATCTAAACCCAATTGGAAAAGGTGATAAGGCAGACGCTAGAAGTGACTGCAAGGCGACAGTTGCATTGTTGAAGCCAAATGGTCGCGATAAGTTTGTTGTACCTGTTTTCATAGAACAAAACTACCATGTGGCAAGCGGAGGAATCAGAAATAGTAGTTGCATCCCCAAGGATATTTATAATGTTGAATGGAACTTGCGAGCTCATCTAATGAGCATGATGCAGAAATGCTTAACGAGTATTTTGAGGATGAGAAAGAGAAAAACGAGTCATTCTATTTCAAGATGGAAATTGACGAAGCCGGAATACTAGGCAATCTCGTTTGAAGATgtcgttgttttggaagaagcaAGTATTGCGTGATTCCTCGGCCCAAATTTAGAATGAAGTATGTTGTTGCTTTTGTGTCAAAACAAGTATGCCATCCACAGTACCTTGCTGTCGTCGATTTGGAAGAACCAGCGCTGTGTGGAAGAAGTCGcgtgaaattttttaatttttgggggAAGTTTCGAGCGGAGATTATACAGTAAATGAACGGTTTTTCTTTTACCCGTCAATTAACGGTCATTTACGACCCGGATCCACCAATGAGCTCGGTTTGTTGAGCAGGTGGTTGTAATTTACGGAGGTTTTGGGATGCTAGGAATATCAAAAACACATGCATGTCTACTTAGGTCCAGCCATGTAGGTGGTAGGCATGAAAGAATGTGTCTAATGTTCCATTTTACATGGCCAAATCCACCAATTTCAAACCAAAGCCATTGTCTCCCTCTGCTCAGCTCCGCACACTTACTGTGCCCCTCTACACAACCTTTATTTTTTTGGCATTTGGATTGAATCGATACAAAGAGAGTTAATGGAGATGAATGAATGAGCCAAAAAGAGGGCGTTTGGAAATCATTTCCTTTTCAAAAAATCACCAATATAGGCTTTATGGGAGGAAATAGAAGGCACACACTAcggaattaaagttgaggcagAAGCTATTGGTAGGACAAAGTCGAATACCGGTCTGCACTGCTATGAATTCTGAATTCTTGATACCTTTCCAAACTTGTAGTTTTGTCTCTAAATATCGAAAATAAACATGCttcaattcaaataaaaaagacaTTTACATATGAACATGTTTGGCTTGATTAAGAGGTATGAACTAAGCGGTGCCTGATTTATTATCGGCCCCTGGAAGGGTGGACTGCCGTGACAAAACCACCCGCTGGTGCCcttattaaaaaagaaagagtGATCTTCGTCCACAACCttcaatttattttattattttttttttttctggatcaAAATACAAAATGCTTCAGATACCATCAGAGTACACATTCTTTTTTGGGCAAGATATGAAAAACAAGAGCTCATGAAAAGACAATAAAGCATCCCAGGACCACAACAGAAAAGCAGAAAACAGACCCGTGATTGTAAACTTCCATGGGAAAGGCCAAAAATGTAAAAACAGCAAATCTTCTGTTCAACAAATTTGAAATATACAAGTGGGATCAAAGGAATTAAGGAAGGAAGTTGCATTGTATTTGAATTGATGAATTAATAGTCAACATTAAAAAAGGTAATAAAAGAATCATAAACCCCAATAAATTAAACTAAGAAATCGTGGAGCATTGACAACGTACGAAAAAGAAAGAGATAAAAGAATGTCAAGCTTACTGAAGATTTATATCAACAAGACTAATCTTACAACCTAAACAACACTCAACCGCAAGCCTCTCTCACGAAGGAACCGCCATGGAAAACCAGATCCGAGAAAACATATAGGAAGCGCCACAGAAAACCAGATCCTTTAGGGGAATAAGGGAACGAAGGTGTAGATGATCATCAGCAGTGCAAAGAACAACTTTGATCCATTGGTGGTGATTGACGTTGCAGAAGAGATATCTTGCGGCCTGGAAAACAACAGAAAAATGTATATTCAGAATTGGTATTACTTATTAACGACTCAAGAGGGCTTAATACATTCGGCCACAGCACGTACTTTTGCAATTTGTTGAGGGCACCGCAATATAGAGCATTGTCTGGTATGGGCAGCTCAGTTTTGTTATTTGCTTCTGGGTTGACAACCCTCATATAAGTTTCTTGGCCAAGATACCACGAGTCAAGGTTTTCAGCTCTAATGTTCCAGATTCCAACATTGTCAAGAGATATCAAGATGGCTGACCATGCCCCAGGATAAACCTACATACACAGGCACAGAAAGAATCAAGACTCGGATACCACATGCAACAAATATTTACAGCATTAACCAAAGAATTATATGTTCCAGGACCTCTTCTTTCTTACTATAATACAGTAAATCCAGTTCAATATGGTTATCTATTAGGTATTGGGCACCACCACCGGGTATCATGTTTATCACACATTAGAAAAGGAAAGAATGGGAAGGCTTCACTTATGATTAATGTCATTTTTACTCAACATTGTAGCTACAGTGacaatttttgttttgtctCTGAATATTGCATGTTTAATTCCATCACTAAATCTAGTTTCTTCCACGTGAGTGTGCTGCTACTGTTCATATGTTACGAACGACTACAGAAGTGAGCACTCATATTCTACATgcttaatatttttgtttttgtctgtGAATACTGCATGTTTAATTCCTTCACTAAATCTAGTTTCTTCCATGTGAGTGCTACTCTCAATAAGAATGCTCGTTCGTACTGTTCATACGTTACGAACAGCTACAGAAGTAGCGAGCACGAGCATTCTACATGCTTACTATTTTTGTCTTCATCTGTGAATACTGCATGTTTAATTCTATCACTATATCTAGTTTCTTCCATGTGAGTGCTACTCTCATTAAGAATGCTCGTTCTTACTGTTCATATGTTACGAACAACTACAAAAGTAGTGAGCACTTGTATTCTACATGCTTAATATAAAAAATCAGTATGAAAAAGTTGACAGACAAACCAGGTAGGGTTTAGGAGGACAAATTAGACTGAAGCAGAATCGCAGTAATATACCTGTACTGTGGACCGGGCTATTCCATCCCATTTGTTATATGTACCCCTGCTATTCTCTGTCCACTCACCGTAGTCCATCCTGCAATTAAATGAATGCAAGTTAATGCATTAAGGGAACAAGAACTCTTATTTAGacatgtttgattaattaaagtGCAAAACTTTCTACCCCACAACAAAGAATGCATATCCATCCACGTGGTAGCTCTGCATCTTGGTGTCATTGTTCTGCAGTATGATTTCTATAAATCCTCTAAATGTTGTATTAATAACAGAAGTTTCCAGTTTAGGTGTTCCTGTAAGTGGCCTCGCAGGGAAGTCAAGCTTATAAGCATTCTTCACTTTGAACCAATCAGCAAGCCTGATTGGTGTGGAAGGATTTTTAAATGAGATTCCACTGAGCGTTGTTCGCCGTTTCCCATTAATCATTACAGGTGGCTTATTTTTCAACACATAAACATCAGTAACATTGATTGATCCATATCTAAAAGACCCCTGTGGATTTGGACGTGCACCACTAGCTGAAACATTCCATCTGCAAAATTAGTCCACAAATGTTTCAGAAAGAGGTTTGATGAGGAAAAACCAGTTAGGAAATTCTTCAACTTGTATCATATTTTTCTATCTTATATAATATCCTGAactttgaagttttgaaaaatGAATTCAAGGATATAAAAACATCCGACCGTGGAAATGTCGTGGCACAGAATCTAAATACAAAGATGATAAACTGAAAACAAACCTGATAGATCTTGCCTGGTTCATTGAgtaagttttgtcaaattcatCTTGTGGTCCCGCTGGAAGGGGGCCAGCTGCCTTTCCTTTGGAATTAGTATAGTGCAGGATTCCAACTCCAGTAACTCGTTTCCAGTTTGACTCGTTGACAAATCTAGCACTCGCGACAATGTAATAATCAGAACTTGCATTCTGATCCATGGTTACCAGAAAAGAATAAGATTGTCCAACGTGTATATCTAAGCTTGTATAATTCTGTTGCACTGTATATGATCCTTCTGACTCTGCTAGAAGCAGATTATGGTTCTGGATCCTGAAATTTAGAGTAGTTGAGACCCCGACATTGTGTACGCGAAGACGGTAAGTTTTGCCTGTCCAATAGTACGTTAGAAGATGGAATAATTCAACTTAAAGTCCACACATTCAAAGAAACCACATTTTCAAGAGTACTCATTGACAATACTTGGAAACTCTTTATGCTTGGAATTAAATTTTCAAGCCCCATTCTATCATGTATCCTTTCCAACAAAAAATAagtcgtcgtacccagtgcacaaggctcccgctttacgcagggtctgggagaggtgaatgtcggctagccttacccccatttatggagaggctgctcccaatttccaacaaaaaataagtaaataaacaaATTATGCATGGCATTCCAGCCTTAAGCTCTCACATCTGATATCAATGGACATTGTTCGTATTACATTATAAGATTGACAATCAGTAGGAGCTGTGCCAAAAAAGCAGTAGTTTCATATGCATGGAATGGACATTATCTACTGTGAGTATAACTACTACTACAAATAAACTCAAACAACTATATAACATGGTAAACTTAACATTTTTATCAACATGTGGCGGGTCATAACATGTTCATATATGGTGGCACGCGCGATCAATTCCAAATTTTCACTTGGAACATGCAACAGTTCAACCATTACTCAGTACATGATGATTCATAAATAGTTGCTCAAATTGCCCACCTGGGTGTACTTCAAGTGTTTCGTAATCAATGCCATCAGGAACAAGTGTAGTGTTGTATTGGTAAGGGCCTTTTCCATTGATAAGAACGCCATCGGGCATCCCAAGGTCTTTCCCATCATCAAGCATCTTCCTCAAAGCCTACATTTTAGAAAAAGAACCATCatcattaaacatattaaacaGTAATCTCAAATCTGTACTTTGAAGAGAAGAACAAAACTCTCCCAAGCACTAACCGTATGGTTCTTTGTGTACCAGTCACCAATCAAGATAGTTATATCCCCATCTGGGGTTGCAAAAGGAATAGAAATTACAGCCCGGTTATTAATAATAAAGCCACCAAATCCTCCAGACGCTCTCTGCATATTAAGGGACGGGAAGTAAAAGAAGCTCCCAATCTGATCCTTAACCTGAAAATTATAAGTCCAATTCCACTTTGGCGGAATTGGACAGTTGGTTCCTAGAACCCCATCTTGCCATGAACTACGCCGTTGCTGAATTCCGGCCCTGTTGAACAGAATCAACTTCAAAAAGGCAATCCATGTGCACTAATGTAATGTATCTGCTTGAAATTCATGTGCACATTACAGTAAGTAAATCATACCAGGTCATGAGGAGATTCTCATCCAATTTGTTCCGAACATTGACAATGACATTGTTATTAGTAGTGGCGTTAATAGTAGGACCTGGAAACTTTCCATTTATGGCAATAACCTGCAAGATAATGTAGATTCAGAAACAATTAGCTCAAAAGCTCACTACTTGATATCACTTTAAGCTTACACGGAATACCTAATCTCAGATTCTGAAAATTTAAGGAAATTTAGCAGATCTGAAGCTAAAGATTCAAACTTTATGAAATGTAAAGACAACCCATTTCTCATtgatgaaaaaacaaaaaataaaaaaaataaaagcagacccacatcaaaaattaaaaagattagCCAAAAAGTAGTGAGAGACTAAataatctagagagagaaaatgcAGCTAGAGAAGAACCATACCTGTTGAGGTACACCCAGAGGAGAAGCAGTGATGTAAGAGACCTCAAATTGGTAGAAAACATTTGGATCCTCAGCAGAAGAAAAGCTCACAAACAAGCAAATGTGGATGAGAAGCACAGTCAAAAAGCTCAGGGAAGCCATTTCTCCAACACTTTAACAGTGTTTTTCACAATTCTAAAGCTAAATTTTTTTCTCCTTAGCTTTTTCTTGATTTACATTAtcaaaaagagagagaagaagaagaagaagaagaaaccagAGACTGTAGagtgagaggagagagagagtgacagaGAGGAAACGGAGAGAAACGGctctttttctttgcttttgtgCTGGgtgggtagagagagagagagagagatggttggTTTTGAGGACTGATCCGAAGCTAAGATTTTTGTCGGTTACCAGTCATCAGACATGGGAgcatgagagagaaagtgagcgTTTTTAGAGACAGAAAGTAAGTGAGAAAGAGGGAGTGACAGCCAATACCCAGTTCATCGATCTATCTTTCCAACACGCATACGACACGCGCATACGTGTGCTTTTATTTTTGACTGTTGTTTGTCGTGGAAAAAATACCAaataaatgagaaaaaaaattgataaattGTTACAACGTTCGGATTTATCTGGAAGCGCCACATGATTGCCAGCCGTGAGGCACTGCCAACAAGTAGCATAAATTTTGGGTGAGGTGGGGTAGTGCTGGATGGATTGGACGGCTCATCACCGTCTGATTCTCGATacgttttctttttttggtcaaagcTTCAAAGAGCAACATTTATTacaaaccaaaaacacaaattTTATAAACTTTACAAGAATGAGGATGTTCGTCAAATCCTCTTTATAAGAATCCCGGAGATTCTCTAATCACATCCGTTGATCGTACattataaaatcaattttcattaggtactatatttaattttaaataaacaatcatttatgacctcacgatgtacgataaaacGGATGTAATTGGAGAACCCTCATGATCCTCtctaaaaaaacaaacacaaaccAAAGGCCCAAAGCTAGCATatgaacaataaaaaaaatgggcCAAAGAAAAAACAGTCTGAGAAATTGATTGTCACCACCGCTACAACATTCCAGCACGATCCGTCAAATTCCACTCTTATAACTTCACGTCAGCTCGCCAATCGTAACATCCAACTCCAAGCACCACCAAGTACACTGCCTCAATTGAAGAAATCCAGCTGCCACAGGAAAAAAAGCCTGTGAGAACTCACGGGCAACATTCCCAGTAAAGCCAGTCAAATATAagaaggtggtggtgttggGAACACCTGAGCCTATACAAGCACCGAATCTCTACACAGCAGCTCAGTAAAGTTGGACTGCAGATAGAAGAAAGGATGAACAAGGAAGAGGGACACAGGTGGGATGAGAAGAAAATGACAAATCGAAATAAAGAGCAGGGGAAAAACGCAATTGAAGGAAGGAAAATGAGACAACGAGAGGAATGGGAGAACGGCTAACCAACCTCAGCCGAAGTTAGGGTCAACGCCACCAGATCTGTGCAAATTTGAAGCTCTCACACAAACAGTGAGAATAACTTTCAAACTGATAGAAAGTCTCTCACAATGAGAGAAAAAGATTTAATTTACAATTCTTGATACGGGTTTGggtaagttgtttttgtgttgaGAAGATTGGAGTATGGTATCTAAATTTTAGTTGAATTGGATGTTTTATTATTGATTTATAGGTTTGTGAATATTTGTCTATCATAGAGTGTAGCAATTGTCCTTTTTTTATCACACTATTAAAACTTCTATCCAACCAAAATAAAGGGTTAATTTAATGGAAGGAGACCAATGCTCCATGTGGGTCAAAATCTGAATTAATGCTTcaattttctgttttctttctaCAAAGGGGTGGGGTGGATATTATAATCAAggattaatctcagtttactgctctcaagttttttttttttcaacatttggtacatcaagTTGTTTCATCCCAAAGTGATACCTTAAGTCATAATTTTGGGATACATTCATACATCCATTAAGGTTACAATTAAATCTACCGTTAACTGGTGACATGGCACCCATATGGACAATAATTGGGCGTCATGTGTCAATATGGCCCATCttgatattaaaaaattaaagaaattaaaaattaaaaaaataaaaaataaaaacctataTACATCGACCCTTCCCCTCCCTCTTCCACTCTGCTTTCCTCTGTCCCTTCCTTCATACACAACCCACCTCTCCCTCACCACCATACGCCAACCCCAACCAACCCATTTCTAGATTTGACAGTGGCGATCCTTGGCGACGACTTAAGGAGTAAGAACTTGAAGGCATTAGGGTACACCAACTGTGTAGGAAAGGATCAAAATTGGGATGATTCTGGAGCGAGGATAGACGAATTGGTTGCCATGACAGCCTGCCCAGTTATTTCATTGGCGGAGGTCGACATGGATGAAGATCCACAAACCGGATCTGGAAAGGAAGTAGGATGTATCCGTGGAGGGGTGACTGGATTTTGAGTTTCACTATCCACATTTCGCCGATTCGATTATCTTCCCTTACTGATCGATTGGTCTTCCTTCCTACAGAAATACATATTTTGGTATGAAAATTCGAGATGGGTTTTTGGGTAGGGGCGTAAAAGGGAGTTCGGGGTTGGGAGGATTTTggggaggagggggaggaggaggaagggAGGAGCAAGAGAGAGAGGTGGTGAGAAATCTGCTATATATTGATAGGGAGGAGAGAGGGAGGTAAGAAGGTGGGAGTGATATGAGGTTAGGGAAGCAGATCATGGAATCTGCGAaacatttttatgtttttgttttgttttatattattttaatatccATGTGGCACGCAGTTATTGTCCACGTTGGTGCCACATCACcaattaacggcagatttaaCAGCAATCTTAactgatgtatgaaagtgtcccaaAATCATGACTTCAGGTACCACTATAAGATGAGAAAAACTTGATATACCAAATGTTGAATTCCAAGAAACTTAAGGGTATTGAATTGAGATTAACCCTATAATCAAACACGTTGAACTAATAAGGTGGCTGTAATTTTCTCCCCGAGTTGAGAGCTTTTCTCCCTAAGTTGAGAGTTTTTTCTCATTGTTTGTGTAAGGCATTCAAACTTAAGAAAATCTTGTGGCAACGGCCCTAGCTTAGCCCGCGGTCGATTGTCGTGtcctttctttattcttttccttctttttttcttgccTATATTGTTGTTTATCCCAAATTTTTACTTCGATCTGTTCAATTCCTCAATCCTCGAGGTTATACCTCTTCCTGGCTCTTCCTTGGTCTAATTTTCAGCCATGTGTCTTGTTGGTATCGTGTGTAGAGTTCCGGTGTATACATCGGCTCAAGTGTTTCCAACATTACCATTATTTCTTTGTTGTCTCCCCGTTCCAGCAGTGTCACTCGTGGGTTTCCATGAGCTTCATATTGGTAGTTGGCTTCTCTTGCTTAGTTACCAACCATCACTGGTCTATGACTCTGCTCAAGTAGCAAATCAGGGTTGGAGGTGGCATCTGATAAGGCAATACATGGCGGTGAATAGGGAATCGGATGGATTGATTGGTACTCTAGCGGTGGAGAATGCAGTGGAAGCTTCTGGTTTTGgctgttgtgttttttttttttggaccttACTATTTATGGACtcttttgtgtttttcttttgttcttatgcccttttttatttgtttatatgtGAAAGTTGGACCTTTGGTTTGCTTGTAAGTATGTGTTTGGTGTTTAATAAAATAACCCTTTtatcaaaaaaaacaaaaaaacaaaaaaaggtggTGTGGTTATGGTCGATTCAATCTGGTTCACTTCTCAAAttgaaaccaaaataggaaTATTATATCGGTTCAATTATGTTTGATTTTTTCAAAACTTATTAAGAAAACGTACGGTTCGGTTTAATGCGGTTTGGGTTCGGTTTGACCAGTTTCGGATTCTAATCATATTATACATCTTCTTTTTTCCAATCCTCATATTGTGCCTTAAATCCAATCATGAGATAATACTTTATGaacatttcacattttaaactaatctagtttaagcTAAGGATAAAGATTATTACTTAAAGCCGTCTCATTAAATGTTATaagcttaaacgataagtctaagtaatatgtaattaagagaatgtaatctaaagaAGTGAGATTCATGAGATCTTTCTCTTTCACAAACATATATTAATCGTTCTTGATCATATGGTTTCCATTGCAATATGGATAGATTAGTACATACTATGCCATCTCCGTGGAGAATGATAAGTCTCGAGTTATTGGTGTGAATGACACCAaaacaagtatgtaggtgctcaatagagagtGAATACACTGAGTGCGATCAATCAAAAGTTCTCATacttatgtcacatgagaactcactAATTATGATAATGCGAAACAATCTTTTGACCAGaagcatcatagttgtcttgtggttatgTTCTTAATCTTTGACTATGCTAAAGGCTCTCTAATGCGAtcgtgtccacgacattgttgtgGTTAAGCTACCTAACCATGTAGGCATATTAATGTAAGCGAATGAATCTCCAACCTTCAAATTGTTGAAGAAGAATACTCCATAATATGATTTGAATAAGATTGAGGAAGTACATTCCAAACTtaacttgggtaaccatgactaCTACGAgttgtcactcttggtttgtggaagccctgatgaCTAATCTttactaaagggagaattgaaaataattttcaattcacaatcaattagtaaaagttctaatcgcccactgtcGTACTAAAAAATGCCTAATGGATGACACACAGTAATGTTTGAAGGATATAACGAAATTTAAGTAAGGATAATTAcatagtttaatttttttataactaagattaattaatatgttaattaattaaacgaataagttcgtttaaGACCTCATATTAGTTTAGTGCATCAAGGCCCAACAAGCTTcgaatcatcaagctcattaT encodes:
- the LOC103444031 gene encoding monocopper oxidase-like protein SKU5, which produces MASLSFLTVLLIHICLFVSFSSAEDPNVFYQFEVSYITASPLGVPQQVIAINGKFPGPTINATTNNNVIVNVRNKLDENLLMTWAGIQQRRSSWQDGVLGTNCPIPPKWNWTYNFQVKDQIGSFFYFPSLNMQRASGGFGGFIINNRAVISIPFATPDGDITILIGDWYTKNHTALRKMLDDGKDLGMPDGVLINGKGPYQYNTTLVPDGIDYETLEVHPGKTYRLRVHNVGVSTTLNFRIQNHNLLLAESEGSYTVQQNYTSLDIHVGQSYSFLVTMDQNASSDYYIVASARFVNESNWKRVTGVGILHYTNSKGKAAGPLPAGPQDEFDKTYSMNQARSIRWNVSASGARPNPQGSFRYGSINVTDVYVLKNKPPVMINGKRRTTLSGISFKNPSTPIRLADWFKVKNAYKLDFPARPLTGTPKLETSVINTTFRGFIEIILQNNDTKMQSYHVDGYAFFVVGMDYGEWTENSRGTYNKWDGIARSTVQVYPGAWSAILISLDNVGIWNIRAENLDSWYLGQETYMRVVNPEANNKTELPIPDNALYCGALNKLQKPQDISSATSITTNGSKLFFALLMIIYTFVPLFP